AAGCCCGATTCCTTTGTTTGCCCCAGTGACCAAGGCGACAGGTTTATGCATTTTTCACTCCTTCCTTTACATCCTTTGCAGAACTTTATAATTTTCATAGGTTGACATATCAACCTAAAGACAAATTCAATCCTCTTGGTTGATATGTCAACTAACAAAACAAACTGTACCATCTTGTGGTTGACGTGTCAACCATGGTATTATATTGGCATGGATATTAATGAACTAAACGAAGACGAAATGCGACTATGGAATACATGGAAAGGCTCCTTTAAACGAGTCTTTGGTAGCGTTGTAAAAGAAATGTCTGAATATACAGGACTATCAGAAGGTGATTTTGGAGTATTAGATCGTTTATTCCAATTTGGGGATGGTAAACTTCGCCAACAGGAATTAGCTGACTCGATGGACTGGGATAAGAGCCGACTATCTCATCATCTAACGCGTATGGAAAAACGAGGTCTAGTTCTGAGGAAACCACTGGACACAGATCGTGGTGTGCAAGTCATTATTACTCCCGTCGGAAAGTCAGCCTTGGATGAAGCCCTTCCCATAGTCTCAAAGGCAATACGCAAGTATTTTCTAGATCTATTAACTGATCAAGATATTAAGTCAATAACTGAACTGGCGGAACGAACCAAAAAAATTGACAGATCGCCTAGTAACGACTCTTCATCTTGATCGCTGTTTTGGATGGCATGCACAACATATAAGTACTGCAATTGACAAGTAACGGGCCTCTCTCGCTAAAAATAGCGGAGGGGTCAGTTTAATTTTTCCAGTTGAAGTCGTATAGGTGTAATGCAGTCGAAACTTTATTAAATAATCATCAAATCAGTAATGTTATTGTTTTTTTATTTGGCACTAGTGTCCTAAAACAAGATTAGGGCTGCGCGATAGAACACATCGATAACTTCCGTAATTATCATCTTTCTATGCTTGAAGCCCAATTTTTAAAGTGAATCAGTATCTCTTCTAGATTCGTTGCTCCGCCTGCACCATGAAATACTCCATCCCTCACAATACAGTAGAACCAATCTTCATCAGTTCTCTCTTCTTCTATCGAATCAAATGGCGTATCCTCTAAATAAGTTTCCGCCAAATTGATTTCAATAGACCAACCGGGATTATCCACTGTATCAATTTTCACACCATATGAATGTTCCCAATCTCCATTACAGTTTTCATAATACCAGTTCTGAAGCCATTTTAATGCATTCATCATCTCTACCTCTTCTTTGGAATTCCATCTGGTCTAGTTAGTCTTACTACTACAGATCCGTTCAATCTCCTCAACTGGAAAAATCGTAGTTCTGCTCATCGAAATGAGATTAGTGTAGAAATCATTCATCACTACGGCTATTGGAGCGTACCGCATGATAATCTTTGCTGCTGAATCCATCATCTCTGGCAACTCGTCGCGCTCAGTACAACGGCGTATGTAGTCTATACGTTCAGTTCGGTTTACCGTGCCAACTAATGCCGTTACAAGCCAGTTCACTAACGTTGTTACCACATAACACCCATCATGAGTCTTGTTCACTTCAAGAAAATTCAATTCAGAATCGGACAGTTCAAACCGAGAAGACGTCGCAAGACCAAAGTCCGAAATATAAACACGGTTTCCGTCGGTTAAAACATTCTTAAAGTGGAGATCGAAATGATGTAACTTGTTTGCATTCATAAAGGAGACAGCGGATCGCAGATTCAAATCCACCATGGACAGTGCTGAAGCGGCTTTACTCTCACCAATAGCAATCTGTTCGTAAAGCCAATCGTGCAGGTTGTAGGGAATGTACTCACAGAACAGTACAACACTGTACTCGGATTGTTCAAGTGCCTCAATACGGTCACCCATTTTTGAAGTATCCCAAAACTCAACCATACGGGAAACATCGCTCAGTTCATCAGAGATTGGAGTTCGTCGTTCTGGACTTTTTAACACCCGCCAGTGGTACATTAACGGAAAACTCGCACAGTGATTTGCCAGCACCCAGTTGGTGGTCATGGTATGGGCTGCAACCTCGCGCCACACACTAAAACCTGGAGAACCTATGCCATACTGGCAATATGGAGGAAGTTTGAAAACGTTTTTCGTGGACATGGCATTTTCAGTGAGCCTTTCTTTTTCCGTAAGTGGTATTATTTTCACGAAGATGGGCGTTTCCTCAATCTGCATCAAAACCGTTGCACCACCAATGCCAGTATCAAGACCCGTAGCATCTTCTACTCGTTCTCGAAGCTGTTCATCACTGAGCAATGTTACGGCAGTGGACACGATAGCATAGCGGGTAAGGCGAGTTTCATGAGAAACATAAGACTCCTTCTGTGATGATGTCATAGGGGGTATTCTCCTTTTTTCCCAGATCGGATGGCGTGAAGTATGTACATTTTGTACATTGACATAAAGTTCCCTAACTTTCTCTGATCATAGCATATTTAACGACGTTCCATTGCCCTTGCTGGTAAGCAAGTATCATGTCTAAAGAGATTGATCCCTCGTTTGAACGATACTTACTAACCTCAATAGTCATCTCATCTGGGTTGATCGATTGCTTCTGTTTTTCAATGGTTAGAAGAATGCCTTTAAGCATCGTTTTCCCCTGCTCATATAACTTTTGCTCTATTAATTGTTCATAGTTGTAGTTATAAATCTTGATGTTATATTCTTTTTGTAAGTATTCTTCAATAACTTGTTTATCAGAACTTTTCAAAATAACTCCCTCTTCCGAAACCAGAGAAATGTACTCCATATCGGCATTAAGAGCTGTATCATTTGAAATCACTTCATCCAACGCTACGCGATAAGGTCCAGTAAGATCCTCCTGTGAACCTGAACTAGTCAAACTGCTGGAGCAAGCTGATGTTAGAATAATCAGTATAATGATGAGAATAAAATATGAATATTTTACTTTTATTATAACCCTCCCCTTTAAAGTACTTACTTAAATGAACGCAATACAACTATATAATGTTGCCATACAATGGAACAATATTCTTTTCCCTCGACTTTCCCCTTTGAACACAGTCTGTTAAACGTGTATAAAACATCGTTGTTAGCCTTATGAATATCACAACATACGTTGGTTTAATTCACTTTAATTGTTTTAAATACTGCTCCATTAATTGATTTATAAAAAAAATAGATTTTGATTCTTGCGAATAGGCAAGAATCAAAATCTATTCATCTATTAGCTTAGATGATCAATACTAACTCACCTTATACTTTACTCTTTCAATCCAGCTGATATGGCTTGCCAGAACCCTGAATCTTCAGTTCCCATAGACCAGATGGAGATACCCGCGAGGTTATACTTTATTGTTAAATGAGTTTTTTCCTGGATACTTGCTGCATTTTCGTACCAAACCACATGTTTTGAACCATCATCAGCCTGATAGCGGAGAGATATTGAAGACGAAGACTCATCCCATTCTGGTTTAGCTCCTGTTGAAGCAATCAAAGCAGGAATTTCTTTTAGAGCTATAATATCTCCATTCTTCTTCGTTTCATTCCAATTATAACCATAAGCTGGTACTCCAATAATTACTTTTTGAAGAGGAATTTCAGATATAGTGTACTCAATGGCAGCCTCCATCCAATCTTTACCTGCTACTGGTCCAGAAGGTCCCCATGGACCATTCTGGTCATAAGTCATAACTTGAATATAATCAGCATGCTTGCCTAATTCCTTGTAATTGAAGGCACCTGACCAGCTATTAGTAGGATCATTTTCAAACTCAGCTGGAACCGATACCATTGTTAGATATCCCTTAGGTCGTAACGTTTGAGAAATCTCTCCAATAAAACTACTGAAAGCTTTACGATCCTTAGCCTCAATATTCTCAAAGTCGATATTAATACCTTTATATTGATTCGTTTTAACTAGGTTAAGAATACTTTTGATAGCCTCTTTCCTTACTTTAGCATCGTCTACAATTTTGTGAGCTAGTGCCGCATTGAAGTAATCTCCTTGCCAATTGGAAACCGCTGCGAACGTTTCAATATTTTTCTTATTAGCAAAAGAAATAGCTTCCTTGGGGGCAGAACCAAGAATTTTACCCTTCGAGTCGAATGTAAATGAATCTGTGGAAACTTGAGTGAGGTGAGAATAATTAGTAATAAGAGAGTCATAAGCATTTTCATCTTGAGCATAGTATCCCAATACTATTTTGGAGTTGGAACCCGCTGAAACATAACTCGACGATAAAAGAAAACTACTTAATATTGTGCTGATTATGGAGAGATATAAAAGTTTTTTCATTACAATACACACACCTCGTATTTGGTTATTTATTAATTTATCAGTATTTATGAATTGATTAATCTCTGGCATGACGTCATACCCAATTTCCCTAACGAACGTTCGTTAGGCCACTGTAGCATAGCGTTTTTTTGAATACAATATATATAGATATAATCTCATATTATTAGTAATTCACTAAGACATTAGGATAGACAAATATAAGTGCCTCCCCATTCCTTGCCATTTTGCACTCAAGAAACTAACACTATTTATTTTAAAATTGTAATGAAATTTACTTTATTTTCTCTTTTGCAACAATTTGATATGTTGCTCCGTTAGAGGTGCTGAATACATCCTAGGAGGAAAACATATGAACACTCGTAACAAAAAAATAGCCTTAACTTTAGCCGCAACGATTATAGCTGGAGGAGCTTTGTCATTTACTAACTTTAACAGTTCCGATGCGGCAGAACTTAATTCAACTAAGGAAATCCACATTCTTCCTATGAAGATTTCAGAGCAACTGAACAATAAACTAAAAAATGTTAAGCTCTCATATCAAATTCCGAGTATCGTTATTTTCAACAAACATTTCAGTGATAAAGAATATAAGGATTTAGAGAAGAAGATTGGTAAGTTCCACATCAAAAATACGTATAGCAACGTTCTTGAAGGATTCTCTGCAAATCTCACAAAAAGACAAATTGAGCTGTTAAATAATGTCTCATTCGTGTCTTTAATTGATTTAGATTCAAAAATTTCATTGGGTAAAGAAATTACCATAACATCAGATTTTGTTAAGAATAGCGACCAATGGTCCGCCGGATTCGCAGATTACCCCAAAAAGGATCGTTCAATCTATAAACTGAATTATTCGTTTAATTCACTACCAAAAGAAATCAATATGAATCAAAGGGGGCTGTACCTGAGTGGTGTTAATCGTAGTGATGATTTATTCATGTTCGTGAAGAAAAAAATAGATAAGACATCTAAATTAAAGCCAAATCAGACCTATCTTGTAACCTTTGATTTTGATATTGCGACTAACGCAGCGAAGGATAGTATGGGTGCTGGTGGTTCTCCAGGAGAGAGTGTGTATGTAAAAGCTGGAGTAACTAAGCAAGAACCCAAATCGATTCTAAATAAGGATTATTTCTATCAAATGAATATCGATAAGGGCCAGCAGTCTCAAGAAGGCAAAGATGCTTTTGTGCTCGGAAATTTATCGAAGAGTACATCTACAGATCAAACATATGAAGTAAAAACGTTCAATAATAAAAACCGACCTTTTCTCGTGAAAACGGATGCGAAGGGAGAATTGTGGATTATCCTTGGCACGGATTCAGCATTTGAAAGCGAAACCAGTATTTATATCACAAGAACTAAAATAACCCTCAAAGAAATTTAGATTTTGAGTAAGGAGCTGTGCTAATGACAGCTCCTTTTATCTTTTTACACTCGCAAACGAAAAGTCTCTTTCTTCTTTTCTTCACTCCGGTTTTCAGTGTTGAGATCGTCCAAACATGATCTCTTTTTATTTAGAATCCTTACCTCCCATGGAAGAACTGCGGCAAATATTTACGGTTCTGCTCCAGCATTTCATTCAGCATCTCTTCTGATATACACACGGAATCGGTTAGCGGATGAGAGCTAAGGGCGAGCAGTGCCTTCTCCCTGCTTCCCGAGACCGCCGCTTCGATGGCCAGACTCTCATAGGTCTTCACCGCTTGAATCAGGCCAACTGCGGCATCCGGTATTCGTGTAATAGGTACCGGAACAGCTCCTTTCTTCGTTACCAGGCAATTCACTTCGATACTGACATCCTGTGGCAAAAAGTCCAGGGTATCGCCGTTCATGACGTTTAGCGTTAGAACCTCTCCGCTATCCGTATGAATCGCCTTCATCAGGTTGACAGCCGCCTCGGAATAATAGGCACCTCCACGCTGCTCCAGCTGCTTCGGTTTCTCCACTAGCTCTGGCCGCTTGTAAATCTCAAATAGTTCATCCTCAAGGCGCTTGACCATCTCAGCCCTCGTCTCGCCTATGGCTGCGGCAGCCTGCTGCTCCGCCAATATCTCACGGTGAAGGTAATAATATTTCAGATAATAGGACGGAATAGCGCCAATCGCCCGAATCAGCGTAGCGTTCCAAGCAAGCTGCGGCACGTTACTGGCCGAGTAACTCCCCCCTGTGTCCAACAACTCCTCCAACTTTGACTCTCCATCAATCTCGATCCGGCTGATCCAGTGCAGATGATTTAACCCGACAAACTCGCAATAGATGCGTTCCTCAGGCACCTGGTAGAGCGCAGACAGCCACTTGTAGGCGGCGATCGGGGAATTGCATAAACCAATGGAGCGGATGCTGGAATGCTTCATGATGGCTTCCGTTACCATTCCGGACGGATTCGTGAAATTAAGTAGCCAGGCGTCAGGACATAATAACTCCATATCCTTGCATATATCCAAGAGTACAGGTATGGTACGAAGAGCCTTCATCATTCCGCCGGCTCCGGTCGTCTCCTGCCCGAGCATTCCATATTTCAACGGGATCGTTTCGTCCCATTTTCTAGCCTCCAGCAACCCTACCCGCATCTGTGTAGATACATAATGGGCATCCCTAAGTCCTTCCTTGCGGTCCAAAGTTAAAGTAATATTAATCGGCAGTCCGCTTCGTTCAACCATTCGCTTCGCCAGCCCGCCAACAATGGTGAGTTTATGAAGGCCTTCCGGAATATCCACTAGCACGATATGCTTAACCGGAAAGCTCTCATAATGACGGATGAAACCTTCAATCAGCTCAGGGGTATAGGAAGAGCCTCCCCCAATAACAGCAACCTTTAATCCAGGGCCCATTTCACATTCCTCTCCTTTACGGCAAGTCCTTGGTGCAATTGTTCATATACAGTGGAATCTGATTTCACTCCGTTCTCATCCATTGCGAGCAGGATGGCACCCGCTGCTGGCTCAAGGTCCAAGATACACAACCGGCATTTCGGTGCTGCTGTAGTAACCTGAGACTCGATATGCCGAACCACATAATCTCCTTCTCCACGAGTTAGCACGCTGCCGGCCAATACAACATCAAAGGAATCATTGCCCATACCTAGTTTATGAATAACTGCACTGGCGACTTTCCCCAGCTCCAAACCTTGCCTTTCCAATATTTTTCTTGCGACTTCATCCCTAGGCGCAGCCTGAAACAGCAGTTTCGCCAGCGTATGTGGTGCCCTTCTTCCATCGTCCAAAAAACGGTGGTACATCTCTTCCACGGTCTCGAAGGTAAGCGCATTCAACGTAAGCGAAGTCAATGTAGTAGGCTGCTCCCTACCTTCCCATGAACGAATGACTGTCCGAAACACCTCGACGGCCAGATCACCGCCTCCGCCGAAATCGCCGAATTCATAACCGAATCCTCCGATCTGAACCTCCTCGCCTGCAACGTTAACACCATATCCATTCGTCCCGCTTCCGCATATAAGGACAACCCCATCCGTCTGCCTTGTGCCGGCTCTCATGGCAATGACAGTATCGCATACGATACGATGTTTCTTTAAACCCATTGCACCTATTATTGGACGTAAGATGCGGAAATCCGCCTCACGATCGGCTCCCGCAAGCCCGAATGTAGCGTAAGTGATATTCTCTTTGTTAAGCCCCGCCTGTGCATAAGCCTCATCAACGGCCTGGGTTATACTACTTTCTGCAATGGCAGCACCAAGCTGATGATTGCCACAGCCGCTGATTCCCCTGCCTAATATTCGTCCCGTTTCGTCCGCCACGACGGCCAATGTCTTACTACCTCCACCATCTACTCCCAAGTAATAGTTCAAGTATGATCTCTCCTATGTTTCTCGGCTAATGAAGCAGCCAACCAAGACTCTCGGGCGAAAGCTATAGCTTCCCGCAAAAATCTTAACGAAAGGGCTGCTTCCAACCATGACTTTTATTTCGCAGCTGCCATTTTCGCCTTATTCTCCTGCCATCTCGCTGTTTTGTACTTCAACAACTTGTCATAACCGGATTTTTGCGCATCCGCCTCAGCCTTATCCAGAAGCGAAAGCACTTCCTGATCCGAGGTCGTGGAGCTTATCGCTTTAGCTCTAACTTGCTCATAGATCTCAAACACCCGCTGCGCAAAAATGCCT
This window of the Paenibacillus marchantiae genome carries:
- a CDS encoding MarR family winged helix-turn-helix transcriptional regulator, whose protein sequence is MDINELNEDEMRLWNTWKGSFKRVFGSVVKEMSEYTGLSEGDFGVLDRLFQFGDGKLRQQELADSMDWDKSRLSHHLTRMEKRGLVLRKPLDTDRGVQVIITPVGKSALDEALPIVSKAIRKYFLDLLTDQDIKSITELAERTKKIDRSPSNDSSS
- a CDS encoding immunity 53 family protein produces the protein MMNALKWLQNWYYENCNGDWEHSYGVKIDTVDNPGWSIEINLAETYLEDTPFDSIEEERTDEDWFYCIVRDGVFHGAGGATNLEEILIHFKNWASSIER
- a CDS encoding protein kinase, which gives rise to MTSSQKESYVSHETRLTRYAIVSTAVTLLSDEQLRERVEDATGLDTGIGGATVLMQIEETPIFVKIIPLTEKERLTENAMSTKNVFKLPPYCQYGIGSPGFSVWREVAAHTMTTNWVLANHCASFPLMYHWRVLKSPERRTPISDELSDVSRMVEFWDTSKMGDRIEALEQSEYSVVLFCEYIPYNLHDWLYEQIAIGESKAASALSMVDLNLRSAVSFMNANKLHHFDLHFKNVLTDGNRVYISDFGLATSSRFELSDSELNFLEVNKTHDGCYVVTTLVNWLVTALVGTVNRTERIDYIRRCTERDELPEMMDSAAKIIMRYAPIAVVMNDFYTNLISMSRTTIFPVEEIERICSSKTN
- a CDS encoding glycosyl hydrolase family 18 protein; the encoded protein is MKKLLYLSIISTILSSFLLSSSYVSAGSNSKIVLGYYAQDENAYDSLITNYSHLTQVSTDSFTFDSKGKILGSAPKEAISFANKKNIETFAAVSNWQGDYFNAALAHKIVDDAKVRKEAIKSILNLVKTNQYKGINIDFENIEAKDRKAFSSFIGEISQTLRPKGYLTMVSVPAEFENDPTNSWSGAFNYKELGKHADYIQVMTYDQNGPWGPSGPVAGKDWMEAAIEYTISEIPLQKVIIGVPAYGYNWNETKKNGDIIALKEIPALIASTGAKPEWDESSSSISLRYQADDGSKHVVWYENAASIQEKTHLTIKYNLAGISIWSMGTEDSGFWQAISAGLKE
- a CDS encoding 6-phospho-beta-glucosidase, producing MGPGLKVAVIGGGSSYTPELIEGFIRHYESFPVKHIVLVDIPEGLHKLTIVGGLAKRMVERSGLPINITLTLDRKEGLRDAHYVSTQMRVGLLEARKWDETIPLKYGMLGQETTGAGGMMKALRTIPVLLDICKDMELLCPDAWLLNFTNPSGMVTEAIMKHSSIRSIGLCNSPIAAYKWLSALYQVPEERIYCEFVGLNHLHWISRIEIDGESKLEELLDTGGSYSASNVPQLAWNATLIRAIGAIPSYYLKYYYLHREILAEQQAAAAIGETRAEMVKRLEDELFEIYKRPELVEKPKQLEQRGGAYYSEAAVNLMKAIHTDSGEVLTLNVMNGDTLDFLPQDVSIEVNCLVTKKGAVPVPITRIPDAAVGLIQAVKTYESLAIEAAVSGSREKALLALSSHPLTDSVCISEEMLNEMLEQNRKYLPQFFHGR
- a CDS encoding N-acetylglucosamine kinase; this encodes MNYYLGVDGGGSKTLAVVADETGRILGRGISGCGNHQLGAAIAESSITQAVDEAYAQAGLNKENITYATFGLAGADREADFRILRPIIGAMGLKKHRIVCDTVIAMRAGTRQTDGVVLICGSGTNGYGVNVAGEEVQIGGFGYEFGDFGGGGDLAVEVFRTVIRSWEGREQPTTLTSLTLNALTFETVEEMYHRFLDDGRRAPHTLAKLLFQAAPRDEVARKILERQGLELGKVASAVIHKLGMGNDSFDVVLAGSVLTRGEGDYVVRHIESQVTTAAPKCRLCILDLEPAAGAILLAMDENGVKSDSTVYEQLHQGLAVKERNVKWALD